The following are encoded together in the Actinoplanes sp. N902-109 genome:
- a CDS encoding BTAD domain-containing putative transcriptional regulator, giving the protein MADHARSRRLAREANAGSHWPAHPRLAAHVLGSFIATVDGAAVRAWHGGRIRSLFAYLLTHRSPCPSREVLMDVFWPKSTPEAARNSLNVALHGVRRALRTVTERPVVSFHGNSYGLDPDVRLWLDVDEFDRHLRLARCLELAGRSERAIREYEVADGLYRGDFLADNPYEEWCVLLRDRLRLAHVDALDHLSGLSFEVGRYAAAATLCSRIIEYDPCRETAHRRLMHCHSRQGQPHLALLQHQACVSALRSDLDMDPSPETQDLYRRIRRHESV; this is encoded by the coding sequence ATGGCTGATCACGCGCGGTCGCGCCGGCTCGCCCGCGAGGCCAACGCCGGGTCCCACTGGCCGGCGCATCCCCGGCTCGCGGCGCACGTGCTGGGGTCGTTCATCGCCACCGTCGACGGTGCAGCGGTGCGCGCCTGGCACGGCGGGCGCATCCGGTCACTCTTCGCATACCTGCTGACCCATCGCAGTCCCTGCCCCTCACGCGAGGTGCTGATGGACGTGTTCTGGCCGAAGTCCACCCCGGAGGCGGCGCGCAACAGTCTCAACGTGGCCCTGCACGGCGTCCGGCGGGCGCTGCGCACGGTGACCGAGCGGCCGGTGGTCAGCTTTCACGGCAACAGCTACGGGCTCGACCCGGACGTGCGGCTCTGGCTCGACGTCGACGAGTTCGACCGGCACCTGCGCCTGGCCCGCTGCCTCGAACTGGCCGGCCGGTCCGAACGGGCGATCCGCGAGTACGAGGTCGCGGACGGGCTGTACCGCGGTGATTTCCTGGCCGACAACCCGTACGAGGAATGGTGTGTGCTCCTGCGGGACCGGCTGCGGCTGGCGCATGTCGACGCGCTGGACCACCTGAGTGGTCTGTCCTTCGAGGTCGGGCGGTACGCCGCCGCCGCAACCCTGTGCAGCCGGATCATCGAGTACGACCCGTGCCGGGAGACCGCGCACCGGCGGCTGATGCACTGTCACAGCCGGCAGGGGCAACCCCACCTGGCCCTGCTGCAGCATCAGGCGTGTGTCAGCGCCCTGCGCAGCGACCTGGACATGGACCCGAGCCCGGAGACCCAGGACCTCTACCGGCGCATCCGGCGGCACGAATCGGTGTGA
- a CDS encoding aldo/keto reductase → MTDGSQGLLAGRKVHRIGYGAMQLGRLRDDRAAALAVLRRAVELGVNHVDTAEFYTYGYVNSLLKEALRPEDGVLVVSKVGAAPDPGGPRPLRLAQRPEELRAAVEANLAGLGVEQIPVVNLRRTDGVSPLRAEGEQAVDLDDQLAEMIALRAEGKIGAIGLSCVTLDGLRRALPADIVCVQNAYSLVAREDEDMLAFCAEHGIAWVPYFPLGGAMPGLPKVTGQPAVTAAAERLHCTPAQVGLAWLLHHAPNVLLIPGTADRAHLEANMAAGSVTIDEPTAAALTS, encoded by the coding sequence ATGACTGACGGCAGCCAAGGCTTGCTGGCCGGCCGCAAGGTTCACCGGATCGGGTACGGCGCCATGCAGCTGGGCCGGTTGCGCGACGATCGCGCGGCGGCGCTCGCCGTGCTGCGCCGGGCCGTGGAGCTCGGCGTCAACCATGTCGACACGGCCGAGTTCTACACCTACGGCTACGTCAACAGCCTGCTCAAGGAGGCTCTGCGGCCGGAGGACGGCGTCCTGGTCGTCAGCAAGGTGGGCGCGGCACCCGACCCCGGCGGACCCCGGCCGCTCCGGCTCGCGCAACGCCCCGAGGAGCTGCGGGCCGCCGTCGAGGCCAACCTGGCCGGGCTCGGCGTGGAGCAGATCCCGGTGGTCAACCTCCGTCGTACCGACGGGGTGTCGCCGCTGCGGGCCGAGGGTGAGCAGGCGGTCGACCTCGACGACCAGCTGGCCGAGATGATCGCCCTGCGGGCCGAGGGCAAGATCGGGGCGATCGGGTTGAGCTGCGTGACCCTCGACGGGCTGCGGCGTGCGCTGCCCGCGGACATCGTCTGCGTGCAGAACGCGTACAGCCTGGTGGCCCGCGAGGACGAGGACATGCTGGCCTTCTGCGCCGAGCACGGCATCGCCTGGGTGCCGTACTTCCCGTTGGGCGGGGCCATGCCCGGCCTGCCGAAGGTCACCGGGCAGCCGGCCGTGACCGCGGCAGCCGAACGCCTGCACTGCACGCCGGCCCAGGTCGGCCTGGCCTGGCTGCTCCATCACGCGCCGAACGTGCTGCTCATCCCCGGTACGGCCGACCGTGCGCACCTCGAAGCGAACATGGCCGCCGGCAGTGTCACCATCGACGAGCCGACGGCGGCCGCGTTGACGAGCTGA
- a CDS encoding TetR/AcrR family transcriptional regulator produces MPAAPGSTGRPRSDAQRNREKLLTAARETIAAADGPIALEAVARRAGVGIGTLYRHFPSREELIEAVYAAELDDLATSATTLLAELPPELALRQWMNRYAAFSTTKRGMLDTLRSSIAAGRIAPRTRELITAAFAAILEAGARAGTLRDDIHPDDATMMLHGIFLTTGTGDVPGQTDRLLDLMADALATRR; encoded by the coding sequence TTGCCCGCCGCTCCTGGCAGTACCGGCCGTCCCCGCTCCGACGCGCAACGCAACCGGGAGAAACTCCTGACCGCGGCCCGCGAGACAATCGCGGCAGCCGACGGCCCGATCGCCCTGGAAGCCGTGGCGCGGCGGGCCGGCGTCGGCATCGGCACGCTCTACCGGCACTTCCCCAGCCGCGAGGAACTGATCGAAGCCGTCTACGCGGCCGAACTCGACGACCTCGCCACCAGCGCCACCACGCTGCTCGCCGAATTGCCGCCCGAGCTCGCGCTGCGCCAGTGGATGAACCGCTACGCCGCTTTCTCCACCACCAAACGCGGCATGCTGGACACCCTGCGCAGCAGCATCGCCGCCGGCCGGATCGCCCCCCGGACCCGCGAACTCATCACAGCAGCGTTCGCGGCAATCCTCGAAGCCGGTGCCCGCGCCGGCACCCTGCGCGACGACATCCACCCCGACGACGCCACCATGATGCTGCACGGCATCTTCCTGACCACAGGCACCGGCGACGTCCCCGGCCAGACCGACCGCCTGCTCGACCTCATGGCCGACGCCCTGGCGACCCGGCGCTGA
- a CDS encoding M36 family metallopeptidase has protein sequence MSREVDLRRPLDEPDEQRLRSLAQEVSTRLPGAQTARLAATDALTGNAARVESLRATAAPGSYPARALAHLRTVSPLLGLTGTQPVEFVPDPVVQTSSSGAHTVHLRQQHQGITVFQAAQAVVFDPSDAISSTAGSSVTIEETLDPNPSVRVEDAVRTAARHVARPTADELNRFDQFMEPIEPPTADLDGFEPHVTALLPGTPDRSAVLDAGPFAEPITAGLVWFPVGPGDTRLGWHVVLTMPGHAERFAVVVDANDRTVLFARQMVVSVAAGGDVFLIDGGQERRRIPFPRNLEDYRLDRPAGLPAGFPDPWLARDTTDGTNAIAHPGDTGPHAQGRRDGDELTFTFAADSVEQQVLNAFALVSSAHDFFYLLGFTEADANFQRDSLGRGGVATDPVDARVFGEPVSGTASMATPVDGASPVLRLGPVRRTGRHTALDATIVFHEYTHGVTNRLIGGGLDTHALDEIQSGGMGEGWGDYFGCLYAGTNVVGRWAVDRANGIRGNPYDEHHPGHFGKLGIDYTEVHEVGEVWCATLMEMTRRLGSEQLAMHLVLDALKLSRANPSFLDMRDAILRALTDMRSTGRLSATEFGAAERAVWGAFARFGMGPRARCPGARLDGIVADFEPPQPRPQPVAAQPAHAPIYGVTVVLDADGEVRDQHVVQADGPPAGPQVAPAGSDGGRRIQYFVETHAGGPAETTAPAPADCQVGILDMHFGTADRHPPATADRPGHLTAAITFALTGADAARLADDQALYLAHIVVTSADPAWTRVIATATGHLSPGTPGAEVTLDFDAPEPGRYQLLGGVIVAPCEALGVEAGPSLRVVP, from the coding sequence ATGAGCCGCGAAGTCGATCTCCGCCGGCCGCTCGACGAGCCGGACGAGCAGCGCCTGAGGTCGCTGGCCCAGGAGGTCTCCACCCGGCTGCCCGGTGCGCAGACCGCCCGGCTGGCCGCGACGGATGCGCTGACCGGCAACGCCGCGCGGGTGGAGTCGCTGCGGGCCACCGCCGCGCCCGGCAGCTACCCGGCCCGCGCCCTGGCGCACCTGCGGACGGTGAGCCCGCTGCTCGGGCTCACCGGGACCCAGCCGGTCGAGTTCGTGCCCGACCCGGTGGTGCAGACCAGCAGCTCCGGCGCGCACACCGTGCACCTGCGCCAGCAACATCAGGGGATCACGGTGTTCCAGGCCGCCCAGGCGGTGGTCTTCGACCCGTCGGATGCGATCTCCTCGACCGCCGGCAGCAGCGTGACCATCGAGGAAACCCTCGACCCCAACCCTTCGGTACGGGTGGAGGACGCTGTCCGCACCGCAGCGCGGCACGTGGCCCGGCCCACCGCGGACGAGCTGAACAGGTTCGACCAGTTCATGGAGCCGATCGAACCGCCGACCGCCGACCTGGACGGCTTTGAGCCGCACGTCACGGCGCTGCTGCCCGGCACCCCCGACCGCTCGGCCGTGCTCGACGCCGGCCCGTTCGCCGAGCCGATCACCGCCGGGCTGGTGTGGTTCCCGGTCGGCCCCGGTGACACCCGGCTCGGCTGGCACGTCGTGCTGACCATGCCCGGGCACGCCGAGCGCTTCGCCGTGGTGGTGGACGCCAACGACCGTACCGTGCTGTTCGCCCGGCAGATGGTGGTGTCGGTGGCCGCCGGCGGGGACGTGTTCCTGATCGACGGCGGCCAGGAGCGCCGGCGCATCCCGTTCCCCCGCAACCTGGAGGACTACCGGCTGGACCGCCCGGCCGGCCTGCCCGCCGGGTTCCCCGACCCGTGGCTGGCCCGCGACACCACCGACGGCACCAACGCGATCGCCCACCCGGGCGACACCGGGCCGCATGCGCAGGGCCGGCGCGACGGTGACGAGCTCACCTTCACTTTCGCCGCGGACAGCGTGGAGCAGCAGGTCCTCAACGCCTTCGCGCTGGTCTCCTCGGCCCACGACTTCTTCTACCTGCTCGGCTTCACCGAGGCCGACGCCAACTTCCAGCGCGACTCACTGGGCCGTGGCGGGGTGGCCACCGACCCGGTCGACGCCCGGGTGTTCGGCGAGCCGGTGTCCGGCACCGCCTCGATGGCCACTCCGGTCGACGGGGCCAGCCCGGTGCTGCGGCTCGGCCCGGTCAGGCGCACCGGCCGGCACACCGCGCTGGACGCCACGATCGTGTTCCACGAGTACACCCACGGGGTGACCAACCGGCTGATCGGCGGCGGCCTGGACACCCACGCGCTCGACGAGATCCAGAGCGGCGGGATGGGCGAGGGCTGGGGCGACTACTTCGGCTGCCTGTACGCCGGCACGAACGTCGTCGGCCGCTGGGCCGTGGACCGCGCGAACGGCATCCGCGGCAACCCGTACGACGAGCACCACCCGGGCCATTTCGGCAAGCTCGGCATCGACTACACCGAGGTGCACGAGGTCGGCGAGGTCTGGTGCGCCACCCTGATGGAGATGACCCGCCGGCTGGGCTCCGAGCAGCTGGCGATGCACCTGGTGCTGGACGCGCTCAAGCTGTCCCGGGCCAACCCGAGCTTCCTCGACATGCGCGACGCGATCCTGCGTGCGCTCACCGACATGCGCAGCACCGGCCGGTTGTCCGCCACCGAGTTCGGTGCGGCGGAACGGGCCGTCTGGGGGGCGTTCGCCAGGTTCGGCATGGGCCCGCGGGCCCGCTGCCCCGGCGCCCGGCTGGACGGCATCGTCGCTGACTTCGAGCCGCCCCAGCCGCGCCCTCAGCCCGTCGCGGCCCAGCCGGCCCATGCTCCGATCTACGGGGTCACCGTCGTGCTCGACGCCGACGGCGAGGTGCGTGACCAGCACGTGGTCCAGGCCGACGGCCCGCCTGCCGGCCCGCAGGTCGCCCCGGCCGGCTCGGACGGCGGACGCCGGATCCAGTACTTCGTCGAGACCCACGCCGGCGGCCCCGCCGAGACCACCGCACCGGCCCCCGCGGACTGTCAGGTCGGCATCCTCGACATGCACTTCGGCACCGCTGACCGGCACCCGCCCGCGACCGCCGATCGGCCCGGCCACCTGACCGCCGCCATCACCTTCGCGCTCACCGGCGCCGACGCCGCCCGGCTGGCCGACGACCAGGCGCTGTACCTCGCCCACATCGTCGTCACCTCGGCCGACCCGGCCTGGACGCGGGTCATCGCCACGGCGACCGGCCACCTCTCCCCCGGTACCCCCGGCGCCGAGGTCACCCTGGACTTCGACGCCCCCGAACCGGGCCGGTACCAGTTGCTCGGCGGCGTCATCGTGGCGCCGTGCGAGGCGTTGGGGGTGGAGGCCGGGCCGTCGCTGCGGGTGGTGCCCTGA